One Chroogloeocystis siderophila 5.2 s.c.1 DNA segment encodes these proteins:
- a CDS encoding amidohydrolase family protein, with translation MSISAITDKLIVKNALVLASGDASPQLHTDILIDKGTIVAVAANLAIPPGCSVIDATGLLITPGLINGHFHSHEHFHKGRFDNLPLELWMHFVRPPVAPPALTPEQVYLRTMIGAIEAIRTGTTFVVDDVNHAPHYSMECIDAVFQAYEDIGLRALVSVSLCDLPFYRAVPFFDEEMPEHLREQLDSQALPNRDRLLTIAQHLAQTRHPNQHRVGYIVAPSAPQRCSKSFLVELEKLAKIYNLPVMLHLLETRLQAVTGQLFYQRSMTEYLADLGFLSDRVALQHCVWLTPHDVELIAESGASVIYNPLSNLKLGSGRMAVRAIQAAGVNIALASDGCGSRDSLNMLSVVQAAAMLNKSPTTAPEHWISAEEAFEFATIGGAKAFGVAQLGKIAPGYKADFVGYRLDALSFVPLNHPLRQLVYAETGAAVDLVVVDGIAVMRNGKLTQVNEQALIEAICKVHHQILPAIQASEATVQNFLPYYRRIYNRCLSQTVDPAILTPDNQPSPIDMNRTE, from the coding sequence ATGAGTATTTCGGCAATAACAGATAAGTTGATCGTTAAAAATGCTTTGGTATTAGCATCAGGAGATGCATCACCGCAACTGCATACAGATATTTTGATTGATAAGGGGACAATTGTCGCAGTTGCTGCGAATTTAGCGATTCCTCCAGGCTGTAGTGTCATTGATGCAACGGGGTTGTTAATAACTCCTGGCTTGATTAATGGACACTTTCATTCGCACGAGCATTTTCATAAAGGACGATTTGATAATTTGCCGCTGGAGTTGTGGATGCACTTTGTGCGCCCGCCAGTTGCACCGCCTGCTCTAACGCCAGAGCAAGTTTATCTACGCACGATGATTGGAGCGATCGAAGCGATTCGCACAGGAACAACGTTTGTTGTCGATGATGTCAATCATGCTCCTCATTATTCTATGGAGTGTATTGATGCGGTTTTTCAAGCTTATGAAGATATTGGGTTACGCGCGTTAGTGAGCGTTAGTTTATGCGATCTTCCTTTTTACCGCGCTGTCCCTTTCTTTGATGAAGAAATGCCAGAACATCTGCGCGAACAGCTTGATAGCCAAGCTTTACCCAATCGCGATCGCCTCTTAACTATTGCGCAACATCTCGCACAAACGCGCCACCCAAATCAACATCGTGTCGGATATATCGTTGCACCTTCAGCACCGCAGCGTTGTAGTAAATCTTTCCTAGTTGAGCTTGAGAAACTCGCAAAAATATACAATCTACCTGTAATGCTGCATTTACTCGAAACACGTCTACAAGCGGTTACGGGTCAATTATTTTACCAGCGTTCGATGACCGAGTATTTAGCCGATTTGGGTTTTTTAAGCGATCGCGTTGCTTTGCAACATTGTGTTTGGCTGACACCGCATGATGTAGAACTTATTGCTGAATCGGGAGCGAGTGTCATTTACAATCCACTATCTAACCTCAAACTTGGTAGCGGTAGAATGGCGGTGCGGGCGATTCAAGCCGCAGGAGTCAACATTGCGCTTGCGAGTGATGGTTGTGGATCGCGAGATAGTCTGAATATGCTCTCTGTCGTACAGGCGGCGGCGATGCTCAACAAGTCACCGACAACCGCTCCAGAACACTGGATTTCTGCCGAAGAAGCCTTTGAGTTTGCAACAATAGGTGGGGCTAAAGCCTTTGGCGTTGCGCAACTCGGAAAAATTGCCCCTGGCTATAAAGCTGATTTTGTCGGCTACCGACTCGATGCACTATCTTTTGTACCGTTGAATCATCCATTACGGCAACTCGTGTATGCAGAAACGGGTGCTGCTGTTGATTTAGTCGTCGTTGATGGCATTGCTGTTATGCGCAACGGTAAGCTAACTCAAGTTAACGAGCAAGCCTTGATTGAAGCAATCTGCAAAGTACATCATCAGATTTTACCCGCGATCCAAGCATCTGAAGCAACGGTTCAAAATTTTTTACCGTACTACCGTCGAATTTATAATCGCTGCTTATCCCAAACCGTCGATCCAGCAATCCTTACTCCTGATAATCAACCCTCGCCTATCGACATGAATCGTACTGAATAA
- a CDS encoding GOLPH3/VPS74 family protein: MSNLVELGILKQHKQRILGVFPVQRYPIADAIAKQTIINRLRMVVLHDAQLEARTTVLISLIKACNLTHHLFVPEERREARRRIDAIAKGEQIGKAVFDTVISVQTAVSAGIMGAIGASTTSTSSNS, encoded by the coding sequence TTGAGCAATTTAGTAGAATTAGGCATACTCAAGCAGCACAAACAGCGGATCTTAGGTGTCTTTCCGGTTCAGCGATACCCAATCGCCGATGCGATCGCCAAACAAACTATCATCAATCGCTTGCGGATGGTGGTTTTGCACGATGCGCAACTTGAAGCTCGAACGACAGTGCTCATTAGCTTGATTAAAGCTTGCAACTTGACGCACCATCTATTTGTACCAGAAGAACGACGCGAAGCGCGGCGGCGAATTGATGCGATCGCCAAAGGCGAACAAATAGGTAAGGCAGTTTTTGATACTGTTATCAGCGTACAAACCGCAGTCAGTGCAGGGATAATGGGTGCGATCGGTGCCTCTACAACTTCAACCTCCTCGAATTCATAG
- a CDS encoding cellulase family glycosylhydrolase gives MFNGSHRWHFLWGEKYDQRRSKITFAQLLCLFVLTTTVLIIPALWQETRAITRADTTIQLPLSTQGSKIIDTKGNQVLLRGVNWFGIETELHIPHGLWLRDYQEMLAQIKHLGYNTIRLPYSVQSLRSTTTSGIDYKRGANQELEGKTPLEVMDCIIQEAQRQGLFILLDSHRLNDRQIPELWYGDGFTEQDWIDTWKMLAVRYQNQANVIGADLKNEPHGRASWGTNDLATDWRLAAERAGNAILAINPNWLIVVEGVENNVPGQRLSGHWQGGNLEGVRRYPVRLSRPSQLVYSPHEYGPGVYNQPWFREQTFPNNLYHRWETGFNYIATQNIAPILVGEFGGRYVDNLSKEGIWQQQFVKYIHKNHLSFTYWSWNPNSEDTGGILQDDWQSINVPKQNLLSRLLDNIPFAPATASDAIASKNPIQSPSRKLKVTTQLQSDWQTGFCVSLQVANQSSTLINDWQVSFQMRDATINNIWNATFKKQHHKRSHYILSPEDWAKNIAPNQVRGFGFCATKQGANYHPQQVSVSSL, from the coding sequence TTGTTTAACGGAAGTCATCGCTGGCACTTTCTGTGGGGGGAGAAGTATGACCAACGCCGTAGCAAGATAACATTTGCACAGTTGCTATGTTTATTCGTTTTAACGACAACTGTATTGATAATTCCTGCGCTATGGCAAGAAACAAGAGCAATAACGCGCGCAGATACAACAATACAGCTTCCTTTGTCTACTCAAGGCTCAAAAATTATTGATACCAAAGGCAATCAAGTGTTACTCAGGGGTGTAAATTGGTTTGGAATAGAAACCGAGTTACATATACCGCACGGTTTATGGCTACGTGATTATCAGGAAATGCTAGCTCAAATCAAGCATCTAGGATATAACACGATTCGCTTACCTTACTCCGTACAATCACTGAGGAGCACAACTACCAGTGGAATCGACTACAAAAGAGGTGCTAATCAAGAACTTGAAGGGAAAACACCCCTAGAAGTCATGGACTGCATCATTCAAGAAGCACAGCGTCAAGGCTTGTTTATTTTATTAGACAGTCATCGGTTGAATGATCGGCAAATTCCTGAATTATGGTACGGTGATGGATTTACGGAGCAAGACTGGATTGATACATGGAAAATGCTAGCGGTTCGTTATCAAAATCAAGCTAATGTCATTGGTGCCGATTTAAAAAATGAACCTCACGGTCGTGCAAGTTGGGGAACTAACGATTTAGCAACTGATTGGCGACTTGCTGCGGAACGTGCAGGTAATGCGATTCTTGCGATCAATCCTAACTGGTTAATTGTAGTCGAAGGTGTCGAGAACAATGTTCCAGGACAACGATTATCAGGACATTGGCAAGGAGGTAATCTTGAAGGTGTGCGACGTTATCCCGTGCGGTTGTCGCGTCCTAGTCAATTAGTCTATTCTCCGCATGAATACGGTCCTGGAGTTTACAATCAGCCTTGGTTTAGGGAGCAAACTTTTCCTAATAATCTCTACCATCGTTGGGAAACTGGGTTTAATTACATTGCTACGCAAAATATCGCTCCAATTTTAGTTGGGGAGTTTGGCGGTCGTTATGTCGATAATTTATCTAAAGAAGGTATTTGGCAGCAGCAATTTGTGAAGTACATTCACAAAAATCATCTCAGCTTTACCTATTGGAGTTGGAATCCTAATAGTGAAGACACAGGCGGGATTCTGCAAGATGATTGGCAAAGTATTAATGTACCTAAACAAAATTTGTTAAGTCGGTTATTAGATAATATTCCTTTTGCTCCAGCCACAGCAAGCGACGCGATCGCATCCAAAAATCCGATTCAAAGTCCTTCTCGCAAGCTCAAAGTGACAACTCAATTACAATCTGATTGGCAAACAGGGTTTTGTGTGAGTTTACAAGTCGCTAATCAAAGCAGTACTTTGATAAACGATTGGCAAGTTAGTTTCCAAATGCGCGACGCAACGATTAACAATATTTGGAACGCGACATTCAAAAAGCAGCACCATAAGCGATCGCACTACATACTCTCTCCAGAAGATTGGGCAAAAAATATTGCACCAAATCAAGTGAGAGGTTTTGGTTTTTGTGCAACTAAGCAAGGTGCAAACTATCACCCGCAACAGGTATCTGTTTCTAGCCTATAA